In a genomic window of Deinococcus carri:
- a CDS encoding M42 family metallopeptidase, translated as MAHAGSIAGGRRLALVSQQPDQSINQEFLFDLLSQAAPSGSERRAADVWKQEAASFARVSEDHYGNVYAELGPEGAPAVALMGHLDEIGLIVSHIGEEGFLSVLGVGGWDPQVLVGQRIRLLAPGGDIVGVIGKKAIHVMEAEERKNASKLEDLWIDVGLSKEDAQARIPVGTYGVIEQGPIMVGDKIVSRALDNRVGAFIVLEALRALQGTELKHRIVAVGTSQEEIGVFGAQISGYKLDPVAGVAVDVTHETKQPGVNEKKYGVVPFGSGANLSVGPMTSPVILRQMTAAAQASGIPYTLSASGRYTGTDADALSLVRAGVPSAVVSIPNRYMHSPSEMVDSRDVKACIDIIAAWVKELEAEPDFTR; from the coding sequence ATGGCTCATGCTGGCAGCATAGCTGGGGGGCGTAGACTCGCCCTCGTGAGCCAACAACCCGATCAGAGCATCAACCAGGAGTTCCTTTTCGACCTGCTGAGCCAGGCCGCCCCCAGCGGCAGCGAGCGACGTGCCGCCGACGTGTGGAAGCAGGAGGCGGCCTCCTTTGCCCGTGTCAGCGAGGACCACTACGGCAACGTGTACGCCGAACTGGGGCCGGAAGGCGCGCCCGCAGTCGCCCTGATGGGCCACCTGGACGAGATCGGCCTGATTGTCAGCCACATCGGGGAAGAGGGGTTCCTGAGCGTGCTGGGCGTCGGCGGCTGGGACCCACAGGTGCTGGTCGGCCAGCGCATCCGCCTGCTGGCCCCCGGCGGCGACATCGTGGGCGTCATCGGCAAAAAGGCCATCCACGTGATGGAAGCCGAGGAGCGCAAGAACGCCAGCAAGCTGGAGGACCTCTGGATCGACGTGGGCCTGAGCAAGGAGGACGCGCAGGCCCGCATCCCGGTCGGGACCTACGGCGTGATCGAGCAGGGTCCGATCATGGTGGGCGACAAGATCGTCAGCCGCGCGCTGGACAACCGGGTGGGGGCCTTTATCGTGCTGGAGGCGCTGCGGGCGTTGCAAGGCACGGAGCTGAAGCACCGCATCGTCGCCGTGGGCACCAGCCAGGAGGAGATCGGCGTCTTCGGGGCACAGATCAGTGGCTACAAGCTCGACCCGGTGGCGGGCGTGGCCGTGGACGTGACGCATGAAACCAAACAGCCCGGCGTCAATGAAAAGAAGTACGGCGTGGTGCCCTTCGGCTCGGGGGCGAACCTCTCGGTCGGCCCGATGACCAGCCCGGTGATCCTGCGCCAGATGACGGCCGCCGCGCAGGCCAGCGGCATCCCCTACACCCTCAGCGCCAGCGGCCGCTACACCGGCACCGACGCCGACGCCCTCAGCCTGGTGCGGGCGGGCGTACCCAGCGCCGTCGTCAGCATTCCCAACCGCTACATGCACTCCCCCAGCGAGATGGTGGACTCCCGCGACGTGAAGGCCTGCATCGACATCATCGCCGCGTGGGTGAAGGAACTGGAGGCAGAGCCGGACTTCACGCGCTGA
- a CDS encoding NUDIX hydrolase, translated as MTPVPLIADELRALALAGLAHVRDAYDLERYRRVLHLSAELAAGDGPASTPEIKRAYLHNLAHVSPLLGVEAVVTGPRGVLLMRRADSALWAVPGGLAEVGETLAGAAERELFEEVGLRGQATRLLGLLDSRLSGSRHGLHIVTALFQVEAAGEARPTLEAREVGWHAWNALPELHPGHAATLRVARAALDSGLPHFDPEPPRPLHPQAHRAGGASPRQTLGVRLVRLLVRAGGWALLRGERPAAPQPRP; from the coding sequence GTGACCCCTGTGCCTCTGATTGCGGACGAGCTGCGCGCGCTGGCCCTCGCGGGCCTCGCCCACGTGCGGGACGCCTACGACCTGGAACGGTATCGCCGGGTGCTGCATCTGAGCGCCGAACTGGCCGCGGGGGACGGACCGGCCTCCACCCCGGAAATCAAACGCGCCTACCTGCACAACCTCGCCCACGTGTCGCCGCTGCTGGGCGTGGAAGCCGTCGTGACCGGGCCGCGGGGCGTGCTGCTGATGCGCCGCGCCGACAGCGCCCTGTGGGCCGTTCCCGGTGGGCTGGCGGAGGTCGGGGAAACGCTGGCCGGGGCCGCCGAACGCGAACTGTTCGAGGAGGTGGGGTTGAGGGGCCAGGCCACCCGGCTGCTGGGTCTGCTCGACTCGCGGCTCTCGGGTAGTCGGCACGGGCTGCATATCGTCACGGCCCTCTTTCAGGTGGAGGCGGCGGGCGAGGCCCGGCCCACCCTGGAGGCGCGGGAGGTCGGCTGGCACGCCTGGAACGCCCTGCCGGAGCTGCATCCCGGCCACGCGGCCACGCTGCGGGTCGCGCGGGCGGCGCTGGACTCCGGCCTCCCCCACTTCGACCCGGAACCCCCGCGGCCACTCCACCCACAGGCGCACCGGGCTGGAGGGGCCAGCCCACGGCAGACGCTGGGCGTCCGGCTGGTGCGGCTGCTGGTCCGGGCAGGAGGCTGGGCCTTGCTGCGCGGGGAACGTCCCGCGGCCCCTCAGCCCCGCCCCTGA
- a CDS encoding DUF2785 domain-containing protein: MTGVNWAAVAASDYVVPKGLNPPDALHELLGMLASPDPAVRDAQAYSTLALWTRAGHFDGVLRELGDRAGSGLGNDQVLVRSFSALVLGEVVRRDAQQRVVGPAVRHLWMEHWQFYYPSEQDVRSYDPDLGWIHAVAHGADTAREFALHPITTPAELNVILRTVTERLSSLPMPLYQTEEDRIALALLAVLSRTEVPPEGIRAWLSEYRSLWTPLTFPLSPGVALGIRTLHSLHTLLHLGATLDGAILRPAYPAETLKAIQDTLRDVTPYLGQTA, from the coding sequence ATGACCGGGGTGAACTGGGCGGCGGTCGCCGCATCCGACTACGTGGTGCCGAAAGGGCTGAACCCACCGGACGCACTCCATGAACTGCTGGGGATGCTCGCCTCGCCTGACCCGGCAGTGCGGGACGCCCAGGCTTACAGCACGCTGGCGCTATGGACGCGGGCGGGGCATTTTGACGGGGTGCTGCGGGAGCTGGGGGACCGGGCCGGGTCTGGTCTCGGAAACGATCAGGTCCTGGTACGCTCGTTTAGCGCCCTGGTTCTGGGCGAGGTCGTGAGGAGAGATGCACAACAGCGGGTCGTCGGTCCTGCTGTCCGGCATCTGTGGATGGAACACTGGCAGTTTTACTACCCCTCTGAGCAGGATGTGCGCTCCTACGACCCTGACCTCGGCTGGATTCACGCGGTCGCGCACGGTGCAGATACGGCGCGTGAATTCGCCCTCCACCCCATCACAACTCCGGCCGAGCTGAACGTCATTCTGAGGACAGTCACTGAGCGCCTGAGTTCGCTGCCCATGCCCCTCTACCAGACCGAGGAGGACCGGATCGCGCTCGCCCTGCTCGCCGTCCTCTCACGCACCGAGGTGCCACCGGAAGGCATACGGGCGTGGCTGAGCGAGTACCGGAGCCTCTGGACTCCTCTCACGTTCCCGCTCTCGCCGGGTGTGGCCCTGGGCATCCGCACGCTCCACAGCCTGCATACGCTCCTGCACCTCGGCGCGACATTGGACGGCGCGATCCTGCGGCCGGCCTATCCCGCCGAAACCCTAAAGGCTATCCAGGACACGCTGCGCGATGTCACTCCGTACCTCGGTCAGACTGCCTGA
- the dusA gene encoding tRNA dihydrouridine(20/20a) synthase DusA, which yields MTASAPPPHTLSVAPMMDWTDRHCRAFHRTLTRRTLLYTEMVTTGAILHGDRERHLGFGSAEHPVALQLGGSDPAALAECARIAQDWGYDEVNLNCGCPSDRVQSGAFGACLMGTPDVVARAVEAMRGATTLPVTVKHRIGIDDLDSYDHLTRFVGTVAEAGCGTFIVHARKAWLSGLSPRENREIPPLRYEVVRQLKADFPHLTVVLNGGVPTLEAAREHLAWAAGVMIGRAAYGDPFILAAADRDVFGEKATPSTRREAVEAFLPYVAAQLEQGQPLNRMMKHTLGLFTGQPGARHWKRTLSERGHLPGAGLDVVREALAGVPDSVLDARPGVGESQAV from the coding sequence ATGACGGCCTCTGCCCCCCCGCCCCACACACTCTCGGTCGCGCCCATGATGGACTGGACCGACCGGCACTGCCGCGCGTTTCACCGCACGCTGACCCGGCGCACGCTGCTCTACACCGAGATGGTCACGACCGGGGCCATCCTGCACGGCGACCGTGAGCGGCATCTGGGCTTCGGGTCGGCTGAGCACCCCGTCGCCCTGCAACTGGGCGGCAGCGACCCGGCGGCGCTGGCCGAATGCGCCCGCATCGCCCAGGACTGGGGCTACGACGAGGTGAACCTCAACTGCGGCTGCCCCAGCGACCGCGTGCAGAGTGGCGCGTTCGGGGCCTGTCTGATGGGTACGCCGGACGTGGTCGCCCGCGCGGTGGAGGCGATGCGTGGCGCGACCACCCTGCCCGTGACGGTGAAGCACCGCATCGGCATCGACGACCTCGACAGCTACGACCACCTCACCCGCTTCGTGGGGACGGTGGCGGAGGCGGGGTGCGGCACGTTCATCGTCCACGCGCGCAAGGCGTGGCTCTCGGGCCTCTCGCCCAGGGAGAACCGGGAGATTCCGCCCCTGCGCTACGAGGTGGTGCGGCAACTGAAGGCCGACTTCCCGCACCTGACGGTCGTGCTGAACGGCGGCGTGCCCACCCTGGAGGCCGCGCGGGAGCATCTGGCCTGGGCCGCCGGCGTGATGATCGGCCGGGCGGCCTATGGGGACCCCTTCATCCTGGCGGCCGCCGACCGCGACGTGTTCGGGGAAAAGGCGACCCCGTCTACCCGCCGCGAGGCCGTCGAGGCCTTTCTGCCCTACGTCGCCGCGCAGCTCGAACAGGGCCAGCCGCTGAACCGCATGATGAAACACACCCTGGGCCTTTTCACGGGCCAGCCCGGCGCGCGCCACTGGAAACGCACGCTGAGCGAGCGCGGCCACCTGCCCGGCGCGGGGCTGGACGTGGTGCGGGAGGCGCTGGCGGGTGTGCCGGACAGCGTGCTGGATGCGCGACCGGGGGTGGGGGAGAGTCAGGCAGTCTGA
- a CDS encoding HD domain-containing phosphohydrolase, with protein sequence MRTPAPVSLPTLVVLLDLVAGSLHLLPGAWPCANSFAEQPVPLSVWLRLVEPEDRRVLERELTCLQRLEGEATRQIAFHLRPPAGCTLPGVIRVSAECQVVSRVPTGHASWLRATLRLAVPEQGEPGGPATTAAPVPLGLPLSGARPGGVSDTATFTWTQGAPELPAFQGCPVLHDWLGQTPTAQAPATQVPVTLATLLARLDPLSAAALRAYLEEPEPAGPLERLGELRGGAGPVRPVLLSMQPPLRVGGARVAHGMLRDLGEPVRLHETLAEREELLAEAQALARLGSWRYDLRRRTLLWTDGIFHLLGLPVGTARIETWLHSVHPEDRDRVRAALSGDWPEGRLCLRHRIRHANGEERVVETRGRRELGPDGQPALLYGTTQDVTGQIQAENQDREARRLQAALLDAAATVTATLDRDEVLARLVGSVGRIVPFDAASVMLLGPDSDTLHVLLRRLGPDAPAAAGQMPVQTALSAYPSLAPTILRGTPCVLEDVRTSPAWVDHPGWEWIRSLLLHPILLEGQLLGLLALTSAVPGTFTAEQAETVRLFMGYVRAALHNSQLYEQARHEAHRAGVLADLAAQLNRPLDLTGLAEVVAQGTRAALGRGCVSVARRDPRRQVLYRAAAAGLEEHPHPVPLEDGIPLARYEANRAATQPLPGQPDLSTQVRVFTCDDHPEELAHLGYREALMIRMSHGGQFLASLNVGLLDDAPFTPEERSLLASIAEQAALAFLNAELRAENTDRVRDLTVLNLTAQRFAQLLDETALADALADAAIEHFDSACAWVVAGTPEGRLMPLSPRPQPLAELGPDWPGPHPALAALSGGPVVLQSAGNRAWWDAARARGIQGAAVIPVPRLGREAHEHPRLLLLLSRAPGLYTPQRLHVLSTLVHHFGTALQTARLFGDTRQRLARLEALHDLDTVISSAPDLGQVLRRVAEVAAAQPGVDAVTICLHSPELSRPEAPRLEPRLEYVAARGLGELWPGPTALGGEGPPAVVAREGHPLRVPDVAASSLLGPEAWPRRVGARGYQALPLSAKGQILGVIEYTWHGEEPDPQTQVFLRVLADQAAIASESARLYQDLQRQSAHLARAYDETLEGWSRALDLRDRETEGHTRRVTDLTMRLAQAFGMDAENLAQVRRGALLHDIGKMGIPDAILHKPGPLDPEEWQVMRRHPDLARELLSPIGFLRPALDIPAAHHEKWDGSGYPHGLAGEAIPLSARLFAVVDVWDALTNDRPYRPAWTPERALAHIRAESGTHFDPAVVQAFTALILESYPELAFVLEES encoded by the coding sequence ATGCGAACGCCTGCGCCCGTCTCCCTGCCGACACTGGTCGTCCTGCTCGACCTGGTGGCGGGCAGCCTGCATCTGCTGCCGGGGGCCTGGCCGTGCGCGAACAGCTTCGCTGAGCAGCCGGTGCCGCTGTCCGTCTGGTTGCGGCTGGTCGAGCCGGAGGACCGTCGGGTGCTGGAGCGCGAGCTGACGTGCCTTCAGCGGCTGGAGGGCGAGGCGACCCGGCAGATCGCCTTTCACCTGCGGCCTCCCGCCGGCTGCACCCTCCCCGGGGTGATCCGGGTCAGCGCCGAGTGTCAGGTGGTCAGCCGCGTCCCCACCGGCCACGCCTCCTGGCTCCGGGCCACCCTGCGGCTGGCCGTGCCGGAGCAGGGTGAACCCGGCGGCCCGGCGACGACCGCCGCGCCCGTCCCCCTCGGGCTGCCGCTCTCCGGTGCCCGGCCGGGGGGCGTGAGCGACACGGCCACCTTCACCTGGACCCAGGGCGCACCGGAGCTGCCCGCGTTCCAGGGCTGCCCGGTCCTGCACGACTGGCTGGGGCAGACCCCCACCGCACAGGCCCCCGCCACACAGGTCCCCGTCACACTGGCGACGCTGCTGGCCCGCCTCGACCCGCTGAGCGCGGCGGCGTTGCGCGCCTACCTGGAGGAGCCGGAGCCGGCAGGACCGCTGGAGCGGCTGGGCGAACTGCGCGGTGGGGCCGGGCCGGTGCGGCCGGTGCTGCTCAGCATGCAGCCGCCGCTGCGGGTGGGCGGCGCACGGGTGGCACACGGGATGCTGCGCGACCTGGGCGAACCCGTCCGGCTGCACGAGACGTTGGCCGAGCGCGAGGAGCTGCTGGCCGAGGCGCAGGCGCTGGCGCGGCTGGGGTCCTGGCGCTATGACCTGCGCCGCCGCACGCTGCTCTGGACCGACGGCATCTTTCACCTGCTGGGCCTTCCGGTGGGCACCGCCAGGATAGAAACCTGGCTCCACTCCGTCCACCCGGAGGACCGGGACCGGGTGCGGGCGGCGCTGTCGGGCGACTGGCCGGAGGGCCGCCTGTGCCTGCGCCACCGCATCCGGCACGCGAACGGCGAGGAGCGGGTGGTCGAGACGCGGGGCCGCCGCGAGCTGGGGCCGGACGGTCAGCCCGCGCTGCTGTACGGCACCACCCAGGACGTCACGGGGCAGATCCAGGCCGAGAACCAGGACCGCGAGGCCCGCCGCCTGCAAGCCGCCCTGCTGGACGCCGCCGCGACGGTGACGGCCACCCTCGACCGCGACGAGGTGCTGGCGCGGCTGGTCGGCAGCGTGGGGCGCATCGTGCCCTTTGACGCGGCCAGCGTGATGTTGCTTGGCCCTGACAGCGATACGCTGCATGTCCTGCTGCGCCGCCTGGGACCGGACGCCCCGGCTGCGGCGGGGCAGATGCCGGTGCAGACGGCGCTGAGCGCCTATCCTTCGCTGGCCCCCACGATCCTGCGCGGCACCCCCTGCGTGCTGGAGGACGTGCGCACGTCCCCGGCATGGGTGGACCATCCGGGGTGGGAGTGGATCCGCAGCCTGCTGCTGCACCCCATCCTGCTGGAGGGGCAGCTGCTGGGCCTCCTGGCTCTGACGAGTGCGGTGCCGGGCACCTTCACCGCCGAGCAGGCCGAGACGGTCCGGCTGTTCATGGGGTACGTGCGGGCCGCGCTGCACAACAGCCAGCTCTACGAGCAGGCCCGCCACGAGGCCCACCGCGCCGGCGTGCTGGCCGACCTGGCCGCGCAGCTCAACCGCCCGCTGGACCTGACGGGCCTGGCCGAGGTGGTCGCGCAGGGCACCCGTGCGGCGCTGGGGCGGGGCTGCGTGAGCGTGGCCCGCCGCGACCCCAGGCGGCAGGTGCTGTACCGCGCGGCTGCGGCGGGCCTGGAGGAGCATCCTCACCCGGTCCCGCTGGAAGACGGCATACCGCTGGCACGGTACGAGGCGAACCGCGCGGCCACCCAGCCGCTGCCGGGGCAACCTGACCTCAGCACCCAGGTGCGGGTCTTTACCTGTGACGACCACCCGGAGGAACTGGCTCACCTGGGCTACCGGGAGGCGCTGATGATTCGCATGTCCCACGGCGGGCAGTTCCTGGCGAGCCTGAATGTCGGGCTGCTGGACGATGCGCCCTTCACGCCCGAGGAGCGGTCCCTGCTGGCGAGCATCGCGGAGCAGGCGGCGCTGGCCTTTTTGAATGCCGAGCTGCGGGCCGAGAATACCGACCGGGTGCGGGACCTGACGGTGCTGAACCTCACCGCGCAGCGCTTTGCCCAGCTTCTTGACGAGACGGCCCTGGCCGACGCGCTGGCCGACGCCGCCATCGAGCACTTCGACTCGGCCTGTGCCTGGGTGGTCGCCGGCACGCCGGAGGGCCGCCTGATGCCCCTGTCACCGCGCCCCCAGCCCCTGGCCGAACTCGGCCCCGACTGGCCCGGCCCCCACCCCGCGCTGGCGGCCCTGTCCGGCGGCCCGGTGGTCCTGCAATCGGCAGGCAACCGGGCGTGGTGGGACGCCGCGCGCGCCCGCGGCATCCAGGGGGCCGCCGTGATTCCCGTGCCGCGGCTGGGCCGCGAAGCCCACGAGCACCCCCGGCTGCTGCTGCTGCTCAGCCGGGCACCCGGCCTCTACACCCCGCAGCGGCTGCATGTGCTGTCCACCCTGGTGCACCACTTCGGCACCGCGCTGCAAACCGCCCGCCTCTTCGGGGACACCCGTCAGCGCCTCGCGCGGCTGGAGGCCCTGCACGACCTCGACACGGTGATCAGCAGCGCCCCCGACCTGGGGCAGGTGCTGCGCCGGGTGGCGGAGGTGGCCGCCGCGCAGCCGGGCGTGGACGCCGTGACCATCTGCCTGCACAGTCCGGAGCTGTCCAGGCCGGAGGCCCCCAGGCTGGAGCCGAGGCTGGAGTACGTCGCCGCGCGGGGCCTGGGCGAGCTGTGGCCCGGCCCCACGGCCCTCGGCGGCGAGGGACCCCCGGCGGTGGTGGCGCGGGAAGGACATCCGCTGCGGGTGCCCGACGTGGCCGCCTCCTCGCTGCTGGGGCCGGAGGCGTGGCCGCGCCGGGTGGGCGCGCGGGGCTACCAGGCGCTGCCCCTCAGCGCCAAGGGGCAGATTCTGGGCGTGATCGAGTACACCTGGCACGGCGAGGAACCCGACCCGCAGACCCAGGTGTTCCTGCGGGTCCTGGCCGACCAGGCCGCCATCGCTAGCGAGAGCGCCCGGCTCTATCAGGACCTGCAACGCCAGAGCGCCCACCTGGCACGCGCCTACGACGAGACGCTGGAGGGCTGGTCGCGGGCGCTGGACCTGCGCGACCGGGAAACCGAGGGCCACACCCGCCGCGTCACCGACCTGACGATGCGGCTGGCCCAGGCGTTCGGCATGGACGCCGAGAACCTCGCGCAGGTGCGCCGGGGTGCCCTCCTGCACGACATCGGCAAGATGGGCATTCCCGACGCGATCCTGCACAAGCCCGGCCCCCTCGACCCGGAGGAGTGGCAGGTGATGCGCCGCCACCCCGACCTCGCGCGCGAGCTGCTGTCGCCCATCGGGTTCCTGCGCCCGGCCCTCGACATCCCCGCCGCCCACCACGAGAAGTGGGACGGCAGCGGCTATCCCCACGGCCTCGCCGGTGAGGCCATTCCCCTCTCTGCCCGCCTCTTTGCCGTCGTGGACGTGTGGGACGCCCTCACCAACGACCGCCCCTACCGCCCCGCCTGGACCCCCGAGCGTGCCCTGGCCCATATCCGCGCCGAGAGCGGCACCCACTTCGACCCGGCGGTCGTCCAGGCCTTTACCGCCCTGATCCTGGAGAGCTACCCGGAACTCGCGTTCGTGCTGGAGGAGAGCTGA
- a CDS encoding glucose-1-phosphate adenylyltransferase family protein, translated as MAPRIAGKKVLAIVLAGGKGSRLTPLTLTRAKPAVPFLGTYRLIDFTLSNLVNSGLQDVWVVEQYLPHGLNDHLSGGRPWDLDRTRGGLVVMPPFSSPENEEGEFAQGNAHALAQHADLIREFGADVVLVLSADHIYRFDYADLIRTHVRRGASVTMVTTEVEEAQATRFGNVRADEEGRVREFAYKPEQPLGRTVTAEIFAYDAGVLLPTLAELEGQGELGDYGEELLPALVARGDAHAYLLDGYWQDVGTLDAYLGAHQDFLDGRGFPLDSEDWPFITSSISRPPARIEHTARLDAALVCGGAVVAGEVSRSVIGPNARVEAGAVVRGSIVQPGAVVKAGARVTRAIVDNGATVGEGAEVGGEDEGRTPAVVGADATVEAGARVGGGLQVPPRQTVRAGEEARVVQEPAGDGQAGK; from the coding sequence GTGGCACCTCGTATCGCTGGAAAGAAGGTCCTGGCTATCGTGCTGGCGGGCGGCAAGGGCAGCCGCCTCACGCCGCTGACCCTGACGCGCGCCAAGCCTGCCGTGCCGTTTCTGGGGACCTACCGCCTGATCGACTTCACGCTGTCCAACCTCGTGAACAGCGGCCTTCAGGACGTGTGGGTGGTCGAGCAGTACCTGCCCCACGGCCTGAACGATCACCTCTCGGGCGGGCGGCCCTGGGACCTCGACCGCACGCGCGGCGGGTTGGTGGTCATGCCGCCCTTCTCCAGTCCTGAAAACGAGGAGGGCGAGTTCGCGCAGGGCAACGCCCACGCCCTCGCGCAGCACGCGGACCTGATCCGCGAGTTCGGCGCGGACGTGGTGCTGGTCTTGAGCGCCGACCACATCTACCGCTTCGACTATGCCGACCTGATTCGCACCCATGTGCGGCGGGGGGCCAGCGTCACGATGGTCACGACCGAGGTGGAGGAGGCGCAGGCGACCCGCTTCGGCAACGTGCGCGCCGACGAGGAAGGCCGGGTGCGCGAGTTTGCCTACAAGCCGGAGCAGCCCCTGGGCCGCACCGTGACCGCCGAGATCTTCGCCTACGACGCCGGGGTGCTGCTCCCCACCCTGGCCGAGCTGGAAGGGCAGGGCGAGTTGGGCGACTACGGCGAGGAGTTGTTGCCCGCCCTGGTGGCGCGGGGCGACGCCCACGCCTACCTGCTAGACGGGTACTGGCAGGACGTGGGCACGCTGGACGCCTACCTGGGGGCACATCAGGACTTTCTGGACGGCCGGGGCTTTCCGCTGGACAGCGAGGACTGGCCCTTTATCACCAGCAGCATCTCGCGCCCGCCCGCGCGGATCGAGCACACGGCCCGCCTTGACGCGGCCCTGGTCTGCGGCGGCGCGGTGGTCGCGGGCGAGGTCAGCCGCAGCGTGATCGGCCCGAATGCGCGCGTGGAGGCGGGAGCCGTGGTGCGCGGCAGCATCGTGCAGCCGGGCGCGGTCGTGAAGGCGGGGGCAAGGGTCACACGCGCCATCGTGGACAACGGCGCGACCGTGGGAGAGGGGGCCGAGGTCGGCGGCGAGGACGAAGGCCGCACGCCCGCCGTGGTCGGTGCCGACGCCACCGTCGAGGCCGGGGCCAGGGTGGGCGGCGGCCTGCAAGTGCCGCCCCGGCAGACCGTCCGCGCAGGCGAGGAGGCGCGGGTGGTGCAGGAGCCGGCAGGGGACGGCCAGGCCGGAAAGTAG
- the mqnC gene encoding cyclic dehypoxanthinyl futalosine synthase has translation MTAPMHVAGAQLLEKAASGERLNASEIEALYHLPLPEVAAVAHDLRLRRTDPDVVTFLIDRNINYTNICNVGCNFCAFYRTRRQPDGYTLDYDQISAKITELEAVGGTRILLQGGVNPELPLEYYTGLLRHIKAHHPGIKIDAFSPEEVLFMERAFGLSLDELLDTLIAAGLDGLPGAGGEILEDEVRKKAAPARIRSEDWFRIIDAAQRRGLYTISTMVIGFGESYAQRTRHLLRLREQQDRANALYGGNGFSGFALWTLQTEHTRLHGKAPGASAHEYLQQLAIARIALDNLPNLQASWPGQGFKVAQASLYYGANDLGSTMMEENVVSAAGGHGRHRATVRELIRIAVDAGFTPAIRNSRFQIIEWPDVAAYLDRAETNPEAERAVGAAD, from the coding sequence ATGACTGCGCCTATGCACGTGGCGGGTGCCCAGCTTCTTGAAAAGGCCGCGAGTGGCGAGCGCCTGAACGCCTCCGAGATCGAGGCGCTGTACCACCTGCCGTTGCCGGAGGTGGCGGCGGTGGCCCACGACCTGCGGCTCAGGCGCACCGACCCGGACGTGGTGACGTTCCTGATCGACCGCAACATCAACTACACCAACATCTGCAACGTGGGCTGCAACTTCTGCGCCTTTTACCGCACGCGGCGGCAGCCGGACGGCTACACGCTGGATTATGACCAGATCAGTGCCAAGATCACCGAGCTGGAGGCGGTGGGCGGCACCCGCATCCTGCTGCAGGGCGGCGTGAATCCGGAACTGCCGCTGGAGTACTACACCGGGCTATTGCGGCATATCAAGGCGCACCACCCCGGCATCAAGATTGACGCCTTCTCGCCCGAGGAGGTGCTGTTCATGGAAAGGGCCTTCGGCCTGAGCCTGGACGAACTGCTGGACACCCTGATCGCGGCGGGTCTGGACGGCCTCCCCGGCGCGGGCGGCGAAATCCTGGAAGACGAGGTGCGCAAAAAGGCCGCCCCCGCCCGCATCCGCAGCGAGGACTGGTTCCGCATCATCGACGCGGCGCAGCGGAGGGGCCTCTACACCATCAGCACGATGGTGATCGGCTTCGGCGAGAGCTACGCGCAGCGCACCCGCCACCTGCTGCGGCTGCGCGAGCAGCAGGATCGGGCGAACGCCCTCTACGGCGGCAACGGCTTTTCGGGCTTCGCCCTGTGGACCCTCCAGACCGAACACACCCGCCTACATGGCAAGGCTCCCGGCGCGAGCGCCCACGAGTACCTCCAGCAACTCGCCATCGCCCGCATCGCGCTCGACAACCTGCCCAACCTCCAGGCGTCGTGGCCGGGGCAGGGGTTCAAGGTCGCGCAGGCGTCGCTGTACTACGGGGCCAACGACCTCGGCTCCACCATGATGGAGGAGAACGTGGTCAGCGCGGCGGGCGGCCACGGGCGGCACCGGGCCACGGTGCGCGAACTAATTCGTATCGCCGTGGACGCCGGATTTACCCCCGCCATCCGCAACAGCCGCTTTCAGATCATCGAGTGGCCCGACGTGGCCGCCTATCTGGACCGCGCCGAAACGAACCCGGAAGCCGAGCGCGCGGTGGGGGCGGCAGACTGA
- a CDS encoding GNAT family protein — MPPSVPPLTVQPVTPDARPAALALRVHPEQVRFSGEMPGLLEDAGADPHSLPMLVRLGEEGVGYFRLDFTPGAVAGRDFGQPSVGLRAFFIDRERQGQGLGTRAMSALSAWLREHRPGVRLLALSVNQRNSAARRAYEKAGFRVEGSLYLGGSAGPQDVMVLNLSRAEMGMEPQGRG, encoded by the coding sequence ATGCCCCCCTCTGTGCCGCCCCTGACCGTGCAGCCCGTGACGCCGGATGCCCGCCCGGCCGCCCTGGCGCTGCGCGTGCACCCCGAGCAGGTCCGCTTTTCCGGCGAGATGCCCGGCCTGCTGGAGGACGCGGGGGCCGACCCCCACAGCCTCCCGATGCTGGTGAGGCTGGGCGAGGAGGGGGTGGGCTACTTCCGGCTGGACTTCACGCCGGGCGCGGTGGCGGGGCGCGACTTCGGGCAGCCCAGCGTGGGCCTGCGCGCCTTTTTCATAGACCGGGAGCGGCAGGGGCAGGGTCTGGGGACACGCGCCATGTCTGCGCTGTCGGCCTGGCTGCGCGAACACCGCCCAGGGGTGCGCCTGCTGGCCCTGAGTGTGAACCAGCGCAATTCCGCCGCCCGCCGGGCCTATGAGAAGGCCGGATTCCGGGTGGAGGGGAGTCTCTATCTGGGCGGCAGCGCGGGACCGCAGGACGTGATGGTGCTGAACCTGAGCCGGGCGGAGATGGGGATGGAGCCTCAGGGGCGGGGCTGA